A window of the Deinococcus fonticola genome harbors these coding sequences:
- a CDS encoding substrate-binding domain-containing protein, whose translation MDSSPYILRSQVRAWRERAGMRPVELARQVGITRQALHSIETGAYVPNTLIALHLARVLNCRVEDLFSLGEPQVQATLIGQAHLPSRVRLAQVRERWLAFPTGGQGGLTEAADGLATEEAGPEVRVELFSDLELARRTAVLAGCDPSFALLATHVSRHHPDTRMLLNPVSSRAALRALERGEAHAAGIHLYDATSGVSNLPFVRQAFPERDLHLFTLWSWEQGLQVAAGNPKGIQGVADLLRPEVTLQNREADAGSRVLLDAWLDEAKIDQRDISGYQNEVNTPLGAAQRVASGQADVAPGPRSAAVALGLDFIPLQVERFDLVVPAEFVNHAGVQAILNVVQQVAFRSELRALGGYDPAQAGELWKTTA comes from the coding sequence CCCGGTCGAGCTGGCCAGACAGGTCGGCATCACCCGGCAGGCCCTGCACAGCATCGAGACTGGAGCCTATGTCCCCAACACCCTGATCGCGCTGCACCTTGCCCGCGTCCTGAACTGCCGGGTCGAAGACCTCTTCAGCCTGGGTGAACCACAGGTTCAGGCCACGCTGATCGGTCAGGCGCATCTGCCCAGCCGTGTCCGCCTGGCCCAGGTGCGGGAACGCTGGCTGGCCTTTCCCACGGGTGGACAGGGTGGCCTGACCGAGGCGGCCGACGGTCTTGCCACCGAAGAAGCGGGGCCAGAGGTTCGGGTGGAACTCTTCAGCGATCTGGAACTGGCCCGCCGCACCGCCGTGCTGGCCGGATGTGACCCCTCGTTTGCGCTGCTCGCCACGCATGTCTCAAGGCACCACCCGGACACCCGCATGCTGTTGAACCCGGTGTCCAGCAGGGCGGCCCTGCGAGCCCTGGAAAGAGGGGAAGCGCATGCTGCCGGAATTCACCTGTATGACGCCACCAGTGGGGTGTCCAACCTTCCTTTCGTGCGGCAGGCTTTTCCTGAACGTGACCTGCACCTGTTCACCCTCTGGTCGTGGGAGCAGGGGTTACAGGTCGCTGCCGGTAACCCGAAAGGGATTCAGGGGGTCGCTGATCTTCTGCGCCCGGAGGTGACCTTGCAGAACCGTGAAGCTGATGCCGGCAGCCGCGTGCTGCTGGACGCCTGGTTGGATGAGGCGAAGATCGACCAGAGGGACATTTCTGGTTACCAGAATGAAGTGAACACGCCTCTCGGGGCCGCGCAGCGCGTCGCCAGCGGGCAAGCCGATGTGGCCCCTGGCCCACGTTCCGCTGCCGTGGCGCTGGGGCTGGACTTCATCCCCCTGCAAGTCGAGCGCTTCGACCTGGTGGTGCCCGCCGAATTCGTAAACCATGCCGGCGTGCAGGCCATCCTGAACGTCGTGCAGCAAGTTGCCTTCCGCAGCGAACTGCGGGCGCTGGGCGGCTACGACCCCGCGCAGGCGGGCGAACTCTGGAAAACCACCGCCTGA